Proteins encoded within one genomic window of Cyanobium sp. Tous-M-B4:
- a CDS encoding nicotinate-nucleotide adenylyltransferase — protein MSNGVVKAAEGPIALFGTSADPPTRGHQALLEGLVQLYPQVATWASDNPQKHHGAPLEQRATLLGELVAAIGDPRLSHRQELSSPWAITTLERAAAQWPGSELVFVVGSDLAAQIPSWKQAEALLKACVLAIAPRAGWPLQPKQLEQLTQLGGRVVILPLQVPATASSAVRQTPDPTQLPAALLPLLLEHNLYGLVGDPSLKHRLKSHLKSP, from the coding sequence ATGAGCAACGGGGTCGTCAAAGCCGCAGAGGGGCCGATCGCCCTGTTTGGCACCAGCGCCGACCCACCGACCCGGGGCCACCAGGCCCTGCTGGAGGGCCTGGTGCAGCTCTATCCCCAGGTAGCCACCTGGGCCAGCGACAACCCGCAAAAACACCACGGCGCCCCCCTGGAGCAACGGGCCACCCTGCTGGGCGAGCTGGTGGCAGCGATCGGCGATCCGAGGCTGAGCCACCGGCAGGAGCTCAGCAGCCCCTGGGCGATAACCACCCTGGAGCGGGCAGCGGCCCAGTGGCCTGGCAGCGAGCTGGTGTTTGTGGTGGGCAGTGATCTGGCTGCCCAGATTCCCAGCTGGAAGCAAGCCGAAGCCCTGCTCAAGGCCTGCGTGCTGGCAATTGCCCCCCGGGCCGGCTGGCCCCTGCAGCCCAAACAACTGGAGCAGCTCACCCAGCTGGGGGGCCGGGTGGTGATCCTGCCCCTGCAGGTTCCCGCCACCGCCAGCTCGGCGGTGCGCCAAACCCCCGACCCCACCCAGCTGCCTGCGGCCCTTTTGCCGCTGCTGCTCGAGCACAATCTCTACGGCCTAGTTGGCGATCCGAGCCTCAAACACCGCCTCAAAAGCCACCTCAAAAGCCCCTGA
- a CDS encoding YchJ family protein translates to MQNPCPCGGFLYSSCCAPLHRGERQAATAEQLMRSRYSAYALGEVEYLLQTQPSPVPLARRRRELAASIGQLHWQRLQILAVTAGGPHDLSGTVTFEAHYDAAGQRGVMRECSLFGRAGNSLEGGWLYLEALELD, encoded by the coding sequence ATGCAGAACCCCTGCCCCTGTGGTGGCTTTCTCTACTCCAGCTGCTGCGCGCCGCTGCACCGCGGCGAACGCCAGGCGGCCACGGCCGAGCAGCTGATGCGCTCGCGCTACAGCGCCTATGCCCTGGGGGAGGTGGAGTACCTGCTGCAGACCCAGCCCTCCCCGGTGCCCCTGGCGCGCCGGCGCCGGGAGCTGGCGGCCAGCATCGGCCAGCTCCACTGGCAGCGGCTACAGATCCTGGCCGTTACGGCCGGCGGCCCGCACGACCTCAGCGGCACGGTGACTTTTGAGGCCCACTACGACGCTGCCGGCCAGAGGGGTGTGATGCGGGAATGCTCGCTGTTCGGGCGGGCGGGCAACAGCCTCGAAGGTGGCTGGCTCTACCTGGAGGCGCTGGAACTGGACTGA
- a CDS encoding GTP-binding protein: protein MRPEPCTEPCPHHAPAIPERCQSLLDQWRRQLQLSGREQSQLAGQLLALDRQLGRLQQRSLRVAVFGRVGVGKSSLLNALLGEAAFATDVAHGCTRHQQAQAWAQPMAGLSRVELVDTPGIDEIAAAARARLAARVALGSDLVLLVLDGDLTSVEHDALAPLLASGKPVLLVLNRCDCWSEAEQAELIASIKRRLPAAARQLELIPVAAAPRQPQLLADGRVRSVVQAPQVEPLRQSLLQLLEQHGCLLLALNALGSAERFHQSLQRWRLGTSRQAAQSLIGRFAALKATGVAANPLVLLDLAGGLACDTALVLQLCQLYGLPMHGAGARQLLRRLSGHNALLGGAQIGIQLALGALRQLLLLAAPLTGGLSLAPAAPVALAQAALAVHTTRLTGRLAAAELLRSAQRGGQPGALLRRLAISDPQVRLWLGERSEPAPNLQALLP from the coding sequence ATGAGGCCCGAACCGTGCACCGAACCGTGCCCCCATCACGCGCCCGCCATCCCGGAGCGCTGCCAATCCCTGCTCGACCAGTGGCGCCGCCAACTCCAGCTCAGCGGCCGCGAGCAAAGCCAGCTAGCCGGCCAGCTGCTGGCCCTGGATCGCCAGCTAGGGCGCCTGCAGCAGCGCAGTCTGCGGGTGGCCGTGTTCGGCCGAGTGGGGGTGGGCAAGTCGAGCCTGCTCAACGCCTTGCTGGGGGAGGCGGCTTTCGCCACCGACGTGGCCCACGGCTGCACGCGCCACCAGCAGGCCCAGGCCTGGGCGCAACCCATGGCGGGGCTCAGTCGGGTGGAGCTGGTGGACACCCCTGGCATCGATGAGATCGCCGCCGCCGCCAGGGCCCGACTGGCGGCCCGAGTAGCCCTCGGCTCAGATCTGGTGCTGCTGGTGCTCGACGGCGACCTCACCAGCGTCGAGCACGACGCCCTGGCGCCACTGCTGGCCAGCGGCAAGCCGGTACTGCTGGTGCTCAACCGCTGCGACTGCTGGAGCGAGGCCGAGCAGGCCGAGCTGATCGCCAGCATCAAGCGGCGGCTGCCGGCAGCTGCCCGGCAGCTGGAGTTGATCCCGGTGGCCGCCGCGCCACGCCAACCCCAGCTGCTGGCCGATGGCCGGGTGCGCAGCGTTGTTCAAGCTCCTCAGGTGGAGCCGCTGCGGCAGTCCCTGCTGCAACTGCTGGAGCAACACGGCTGCCTATTGCTCGCCCTCAATGCCCTGGGCAGCGCGGAGCGCTTTCACCAGTCCCTGCAACGCTGGCGCCTGGGGACCAGCCGCCAGGCCGCCCAAAGCCTGATCGGCCGCTTTGCCGCCCTCAAGGCCACCGGCGTGGCCGCCAACCCCCTGGTGCTGCTGGATCTGGCCGGCGGCCTGGCCTGCGACACCGCCCTGGTGCTGCAGCTCTGCCAGCTCTACGGCCTGCCGATGCATGGCGCCGGCGCCCGCCAGCTGCTGCGGCGGCTCTCCGGCCACAACGCCCTGCTGGGCGGCGCCCAGATCGGCATCCAGCTGGCCCTGGGCGCCCTACGCCAACTGCTGCTGCTGGCAGCACCGCTCACCGGCGGCCTCAGCCTCGCTCCAGCCGCCCCGGTAGCCCTGGCCCAGGCGGCCCTAGCCGTGCACACCACCAGGCTCACCGGCCGGCTCGCCGCCGCCGAACTGCTGCGGAGCGCCCAGCGAGGCGGCCAACCCGGCGCCCTGCTGCGGCGCCTGGCTATCAGCGATCCCCAGGTGCGCCTCTGGCTGGGCGAGCGCAGCGAGCCGGCCCCCAACCTGCAGGCCCTGCTGCCATGA
- a CDS encoding NAD+ synthase has protein sequence MRLALAQLNPLVGDLAGNGELILAASRQAAAHGADLVLTPELSLWGYPPRDLLLRPSLIREQGAVLNQLAASLAQELPQLAVLVGMAEPSGAAPLPNLFNAVALVEAGGWRVVARKRLLPTYDVFDEQRYFCAATGPSVLELERGGRSWRLGLTICEDLWVEEELQGHRLAGADPVAELLSSRIDLLLNLSASPFGQAKVALRQSLARRAASRLACPVVYVNQVGGNDELVFDGASFVVDARGGVEAGSAVVSQLASCKEQVSCWEVNGAAPATSLPVAPLPTENEQLFRALVLGVADYARKCGFSSAVLGLSGGIDSALVAVIAAAALGGERVQALMMPSPWSSAGSLNDAQALAARLGLGSHTAEIAALMASFDTTLTPVLAGPPGGLSAENLQSRIRGTLLMAVANQQGQLLLSTGNKSELAVGYCTLYGDMNGGLAVIGDLYKTSVFELCAWLDSAAAGPCRSELGLPGDGELVGRAIRDKPPSAELRPDQLDSDSLPDYAVLDPILKAYIEELASPEQLIARGIPAELAERVMQLLRRAEFKRRQAPPLLKIGGRAFGSGWRMPIAAR, from the coding sequence ATGCGCCTCGCCCTGGCCCAACTAAATCCGCTAGTTGGCGACCTGGCGGGCAACGGCGAGCTGATCCTGGCGGCCAGCCGTCAGGCCGCCGCCCATGGGGCCGATCTGGTGCTCACCCCCGAGCTTTCCCTTTGGGGCTACCCCCCGCGCGACCTGCTGCTGCGCCCCAGCCTGATAAGGGAGCAGGGCGCCGTGCTCAACCAGCTGGCAGCGTCCCTGGCCCAAGAGCTACCCCAGCTGGCCGTGCTGGTGGGCATGGCCGAACCATCAGGTGCCGCGCCGTTGCCCAACCTGTTCAACGCGGTGGCCTTAGTGGAGGCGGGCGGCTGGCGGGTGGTGGCCCGTAAGCGGCTGCTACCCACCTACGACGTCTTCGACGAGCAGCGCTACTTCTGCGCCGCCACCGGGCCCAGCGTGCTGGAGCTTGAGCGGGGCGGCCGGAGCTGGCGTCTGGGGCTAACGATCTGCGAAGACCTCTGGGTTGAGGAGGAACTGCAGGGCCACCGCCTGGCTGGTGCCGATCCCGTCGCCGAACTGCTCTCAAGCCGCATCGACCTGCTGCTCAACCTCTCGGCATCACCGTTTGGCCAGGCCAAAGTGGCCCTGCGTCAGAGCCTGGCCCGCCGCGCCGCCAGCCGGCTCGCTTGCCCGGTGGTCTACGTCAATCAGGTGGGCGGCAACGACGAGCTGGTCTTCGACGGCGCCAGCTTCGTGGTGGATGCCAGAGGTGGGGTCGAGGCAGGCAGCGCAGTGGTGAGCCAGCTGGCCAGTTGCAAGGAGCAAGTGAGCTGCTGGGAAGTCAACGGCGCGGCGCCAGCGACATCTTTGCCAGTGGCACCTTTGCCTACTGAAAACGAGCAGTTGTTTCGGGCCCTGGTGCTGGGGGTGGCCGACTACGCCCGCAAATGCGGCTTCAGCAGCGCCGTGCTCGGCCTGAGCGGCGGCATCGATTCGGCCCTGGTGGCCGTGATCGCCGCCGCTGCCCTGGGGGGTGAGCGGGTGCAGGCACTGATGATGCCCTCCCCCTGGAGCTCGGCAGGCTCCCTAAACGATGCCCAGGCCCTGGCCGCTCGTCTGGGCCTGGGCAGCCACACCGCTGAGATCGCAGCGCTGATGGCCAGTTTCGACACCACCCTGACACCTGTGCTGGCGGGACCGCCCGGCGGTCTGAGCGCCGAAAATCTGCAGTCGCGCATCCGCGGCACCCTGCTGATGGCGGTGGCCAACCAGCAGGGCCAGCTGCTGCTCTCCACCGGCAACAAAAGCGAGCTGGCCGTGGGCTATTGCACCCTCTACGGCGACATGAACGGCGGCCTGGCCGTGATCGGCGACCTCTACAAAACCAGCGTGTTCGAGCTCTGCGCCTGGCTCGATTCGGCCGCCGCCGGCCCCTGCCGTAGTGAGCTGGGGCTGCCAGGCGACGGCGAGCTGGTGGGGCGGGCGATCCGCGATAAACCCCCCAGCGCCGAGCTGCGCCCCGACCAGCTCGATAGCGATTCCCTGCCCGACTACGCCGTGCTCGACCCGATCTTGAAGGCCTACATCGAGGAGTTGGCCAGTCCGGAGCAGCTGATCGCCAGGGGCATCCCAGCGGAGCTGGCCGAACGGGTGATGCAGCTGCTGCGCCGGGCCGAGTTCAAGCGGCGCCAGGCCCCACCGCTGCTCAAGATCGGCGGCCGGGCCTTCGGCAGCGGCTGGCGCATGCCGATCGCAGCCCGCTAA
- the ald gene encoding alanine dehydrogenase — MASIGVPAEIKRDEQRVALTPDGVADLVNQGMEVRIQAGAGLGAGFSDAAFAAAGARLVGAAEAWGAHLVVKVKEPQPEEFGFLRSDLVLFTYLHLAAYPEVGRALLEAGTTAVAYETVQLEDGSLPLLAPMSEIAGRLAAQVGAHLLERPHGGRGILMGGCTGVRPARVVVLGAGSVGWNAARIAAAMDAEVFLLDRSPERLRSLEAHRRGRLVSLVSSSSLIERLVPGADLLIGAVLTAGGRAPTLVEEELVRQMQPGSVVVDVAIDQGGCIATSRETSHTDPVHTLHGVQHYAVGNMPGAVPFTSTEALVSVTLPYILVMAGRGLVEAVTDRPELLSGLNTVHGAVCHPGVARALDVTPRHPMACLR, encoded by the coding sequence ATGGCAAGCATCGGCGTGCCCGCAGAGATCAAGCGCGATGAACAGCGCGTGGCCCTCACCCCTGACGGGGTAGCCGATCTGGTGAACCAGGGCATGGAGGTGCGCATCCAGGCGGGAGCAGGTTTAGGGGCTGGCTTCAGCGATGCCGCCTTCGCCGCCGCCGGGGCCCGGCTGGTGGGCGCCGCAGAAGCCTGGGGCGCCCATTTGGTGGTGAAGGTCAAGGAGCCCCAGCCCGAGGAATTCGGCTTCCTGCGCTCCGATCTGGTGCTGTTCACCTACCTGCACCTGGCCGCCTACCCGGAGGTGGGCAGGGCCCTGCTGGAGGCTGGCACCACTGCCGTGGCCTATGAAACCGTGCAGCTCGAAGACGGCAGCCTGCCTTTGCTGGCGCCGATGAGCGAAATCGCCGGCCGGCTGGCAGCCCAGGTGGGGGCCCACCTGCTGGAGCGCCCCCACGGCGGTCGCGGCATCCTGATGGGCGGCTGCACCGGGGTGCGGCCGGCGCGGGTGGTCGTGCTGGGAGCAGGCAGTGTGGGCTGGAATGCGGCCCGGATCGCCGCCGCCATGGATGCGGAGGTATTCCTGCTGGATCGCTCGCCCGAGCGGCTGCGCAGCCTCGAGGCCCACCGCCGCGGCCGGCTGGTGAGCCTGGTTAGCAGCAGCAGCCTGATCGAGCGCCTAGTCCCGGGTGCCGATCTGCTCATTGGTGCCGTGCTCACCGCCGGTGGCCGGGCACCCACTCTGGTGGAGGAGGAGCTGGTGCGGCAGATGCAACCCGGATCCGTGGTGGTGGATGTGGCGATCGACCAGGGGGGCTGCATTGCCACCAGCCGCGAAACCAGCCACACCGATCCGGTGCACACGCTCCACGGCGTGCAGCACTATGCCGTCGGCAACATGCCAGGGGCCGTGCCCTTCACCTCCACCGAAGCGCTGGTGAGTGTCACCCTGCCGTACATCCTGGTGATGGCGGGGCGGGGCCTGGTCGAAGCAGTCACCGACCGACCCGAACTACTCTCCGGTCTCAACACAGTGCATGGGGCGGTATGCCATCCCGGCGTTGCCCGGGCCCTGGATGTGACACCCCGCCACCCGATGGCCTGTCTGCGCTGA
- a CDS encoding TIGR02466 family protein, protein MQIEPLFPVALGRVQLSPDPLDTALQLQALHELRGHASSNPDPGCAWTGDLNGVWQLQRQPAFAPLIAVLTGHAETYLQQLGFDLSRVALHLQRCWPVLSEEGQVVGRHHHPNAHLSAIYYFNGDGSGRSGCLRLWPQRQVNELVPGMAVGHEGPLAASPWSAPWLDVAPQAGLLLLFPSCLDHAVLPNEDPDDLRCSLSIDFALTAPVARDSSSPPEYLAPHPSQWQEL, encoded by the coding sequence TTGCAGATCGAGCCTCTGTTTCCGGTGGCTCTTGGCAGGGTGCAGCTCTCGCCTGATCCTCTGGATACGGCACTGCAACTTCAGGCCCTGCACGAGCTGCGGGGCCATGCCAGCTCCAACCCAGATCCTGGCTGTGCCTGGACCGGCGACCTCAATGGTGTCTGGCAGTTGCAGCGTCAGCCGGCCTTTGCACCACTGATCGCTGTCTTGACAGGCCATGCAGAAACTTATTTGCAGCAATTGGGTTTCGATCTCAGCCGAGTGGCCTTGCACCTGCAGCGCTGCTGGCCCGTGCTTAGTGAGGAGGGGCAGGTGGTAGGCCGCCACCATCACCCCAACGCTCACCTCAGTGCCATCTACTACTTCAACGGTGATGGCAGCGGCCGCAGTGGCTGTCTGCGCCTGTGGCCGCAGCGGCAGGTGAATGAGCTGGTGCCTGGGATGGCCGTTGGCCACGAAGGTCCGTTGGCTGCATCGCCTTGGAGCGCACCTTGGCTGGATGTGGCTCCCCAGGCAGGACTGCTGCTGCTGTTTCCCAGCTGCCTCGATCACGCGGTGCTGCCCAACGAGGACCCAGATGATTTGCGCTGCTCCCTCAGCATCGATTTCGCCCTAACAGCCCCCGTGGCTAGGGATAGCTCCTCGCCACCGGAATACCTGGCTCCCCACCCAAGCCAGTGGCAGGAGCTTTGA
- a CDS encoding 2Fe-2S iron-sulfur cluster-binding protein, whose protein sequence is MAFSCPLRHHPVTETQTFTITAEFQGTQHTFPCRSDQTVLSAAEAAGVPLPSSCCSGVCTTCAALISEGSVQQPDAMGVKTDLQLKGYALLCVSFPQSDLRLQAGMEDALYEAQFGKYQK, encoded by the coding sequence ATGGCTTTTAGCTGCCCACTCCGGCACCATCCTGTGACCGAAACCCAGACCTTCACAATCACCGCCGAGTTTCAAGGCACCCAACACACCTTCCCTTGCCGCAGCGACCAAACCGTGCTGTCTGCAGCCGAGGCCGCTGGGGTCCCCTTGCCCAGTTCCTGCTGTTCAGGGGTCTGCACCACTTGCGCGGCTCTGATCAGTGAGGGCAGCGTTCAGCAGCCCGATGCCATGGGAGTCAAGACAGACCTGCAACTAAAGGGCTATGCCCTGCTCTGCGTTTCCTTCCCCCAGTCTGACCTGCGGCTTCAGGCGGGTATGGAGGATGCCCTTTATGAAGCCCAGTTCGGTAAGTACCAGAAATGA
- a CDS encoding DUF3326 domain-containing protein — protein MTASLPLPTLLVIPTGIGCELGGYAGDGLPAARLLAAASGCLITHPNVMNGASLYWSDSRIHYVEGWALDRFAAGELALAPRASQRVGVLLDAGIEPELALRHRQVIDACRASLGLPIGPVLSSELPLGVILQQGASGSSWGTIERPDVLLRAGEQLVAAGATAIAVVARFPEDPESEALAAYRAGSGVDALAGAEAVISHLLVRHLEIPCAHAPALLPLPLDPALDPRAAAEELGHTFLPCVLVGLSRAPDLVPLVDSAMRGTAPLLHAAQLGAVVAPAGALGGAAVLACAERGIPLISVANPCLLEVTAEALGLAAIPASSYAEAAGLVLALREGIDPAALTRPLAGSA, from the coding sequence ATGACGGCGAGCCTGCCTCTGCCCACCTTGCTGGTGATTCCCACCGGGATTGGATGTGAACTGGGTGGTTATGCGGGCGATGGCCTGCCCGCCGCCCGCTTGCTGGCGGCCGCCAGTGGCTGCCTGATCACCCATCCCAACGTGATGAATGGGGCCTCCTTGTACTGGAGCGATTCCCGCATCCACTACGTGGAGGGCTGGGCCCTGGATCGCTTCGCAGCCGGCGAGCTGGCCCTGGCGCCGCGGGCGTCTCAGCGGGTAGGCGTTTTGCTCGATGCCGGCATCGAGCCGGAGCTGGCCCTACGCCACCGCCAGGTGATCGACGCCTGCCGGGCCAGCCTCGGCCTGCCGATCGGGCCGGTCCTGAGCAGCGAGCTGCCCCTGGGGGTGATTCTGCAGCAGGGGGCCAGCGGCAGCAGCTGGGGCACGATCGAACGCCCCGATGTCCTGCTCCGCGCTGGCGAGCAGCTGGTGGCGGCCGGTGCGACGGCCATCGCCGTGGTGGCCCGCTTCCCTGAGGATCCCGAAAGCGAAGCCCTGGCGGCCTACCGGGCCGGCTCCGGCGTCGATGCCCTGGCGGGCGCCGAAGCGGTGATCAGCCACCTGCTGGTGCGCCATCTGGAGATTCCCTGTGCCCATGCCCCGGCGCTGCTGCCCCTGCCTCTCGATCCAGCGCTAGATCCCCGCGCCGCGGCCGAAGAGCTGGGTCACACCTTTCTGCCCTGCGTGCTGGTGGGACTGAGCCGGGCGCCGGATCTGGTGCCCCTGGTGGACTCAGCAATGCGCGGAACGGCTCCGCTGCTGCACGCCGCGCAGCTGGGCGCGGTGGTGGCCCCCGCCGGTGCCCTGGGCGGAGCGGCGGTGCTGGCCTGTGCCGAGCGGGGCATCCCCCTGATCAGCGTCGCCAATCCCTGCCTGCTGGAGGTGACCGCCGAGGCGCTGGGGCTGGCGGCGATCCCGGCCAGCTCCTATGCCGAAGCCGCCGGGCTGGTGCTGGCCCTGCGCGAGGGGATCGATCCGGCGGCCCTGACCCGCCCGCTGGCTGGGTCAGCCTGA